A region of the Kribbella sp. NBC_01245 genome:
CCCCGGCGGCGAAGGCCAGACCGTTCATCGGGATTACCACCTCGGATTCCAGTCGAACGACGTTGCGGCAAGCTTTCCGGATCACGTCCACCAGCTGTCCGCCGTACTGACCTTGCAAGGGGCGGTCGCGCATTGTGACATGCCAGTGGAGAGCGGGCCGACGCTTTATCTGCCGCATTCCCAGAAGTACGAACTGGGATATCTTGCCTGGCGGTTACCGGAATTCGGTGAGTACTTCGTTGCCGACCACGTTCAGTTGCCATTGGCAAAGGGTGACGCGGTGTTCTTCAACCCCGCGCTGTTCCACGCGGCCGGCTCGAACCACTCGCAGGACATCTACCGGATGGCGAATCTGCTGCAGATCAGCTCGGCCTTCGGGCGCGCGATGGAGAGCGTCGACCGGACCACGATGTCCAAAATGCTGTATCCCACGTTGCGCAAGCTGAAGGCCTCCGGCACAGTGGACCGTCTGCTGGACAACGTGGTCGCCGCCAGCGCTGAGGGCTACAGTTTTCCGACCAACCTCGACCGCGATCAGCCGATCGGTGGACTCGCGCCACTGAGCCAGGCCGACGTGGTCCGGCAGGCGCTGGCGGAGGACTGGCCGGCGGAGCACCTCCAGCAGACCCTGACCGAGCACGACCACCGCCGTCGCACCAGCTGAACGTCGTGCCAGTTGACTGCAGTTGAACACTCGAGGGAGAACCACCTATGGAGCCACTTCGCATCGGCATTCTCGGCGCGGCCCGGATCTCGGCCGCCGCGATCGTCGCACCCGCCAAGCTGACCGGCGCCCGCCTGGTCGGAGTGGCGGCGCGCGACCGGGACCGGGCGGAGGCGTTCGCGGCCGAACACGGCGTCGAACGCGTGCATGCGACGTACGACGAACTGCTGGCCGATCCCGAGATCGAGGTCATCTACAACCCGTTGGCCAACAGCCTGCACGGCCCGTGGAACCTCAAGGCCATTGCCGCGGGCAAGCACGTGCTGACCGAGAAACCGTCCGCCAGTAATGCGGTCGAGGCCGCGGCGGTCCGGGACGCAGCGCGGGAGAAGGGCGTCGTGCTGATGGAGGGGTTCCACTACCTCTTCCACCCGGTGACGCAGCGGCTGCACCAGTTGCTGGAGAAAGGCGAGCTCGGCGAACTGCGCCATGTCGAGACGACGATGGTGATGCCCGCACCGGCCGATGACGACCCGCGATGGTCGCTCGAGCTGGCGGGTGGGGCGTTGATGGACGTCGGGTGTTACGCCTTGCATGCGCAGAGGATGTTGGCGCCGTGGGGCGGCGGGTTGCCGTCGGTGGCCAGCGCGAAGGCGGCCGAGCGGAGGCGTCGGCCGGGCTTGGACGAGTGGCTGACGGCCGTGCTCAAGTTCCCGAACGGGGCCAGCGGGACCGTGCGGTGCAGTATGGCGGCGGACGAGGTGGAGTTCAGCTGCCGCGTCGTCGGGACGCGTGGCGAGGCCTTCGCGCCGAACTTCGTGCTGCCGCACCTCGATGACCTGGTCACGATCAAGACGCGCGAGGACACCTGGGTCGAGCAGCTCGGGCGCAAGTCGTCGTACACGTATCAGCTGGAAGCGTTCACCGACCACCTCCGCGATGGCGCGGCCCTGCCGATCAACGCCGACGACGCCGTCGCGACGATGGAGCTGATCGACGAGACGTACCGTGCGGCCGGCCTCACGCCGAGGCCGACCGCAACCATCTAGTCGTGGGTGGGGAAACCCAAGTTGAGGCCGCCGTGGGTGGGGTCTAGCCAGCGGCTGGTGACGACCTTGCCCTTGGTGAAGAAGTGCACGCCTTCGGTGCCATGCGCATGCGTGTCACCGAAGAGCGAGTTCTTCCAGCCACCGAACGAGTAGTAGGCCATCGGCACCGGGATCGGCACGTTGATGCCGACCATGCCGACCTCGACCTCGTTCTGGAAGCGGCGCGCGGCTCCACCGTCGTTCGTGAAGATCGCCGTGCCGTTCCCGTACGGGTTCGAGTTCACCAGCTCCAGCGCGGCGTCATAAGAGTTCACGCGTACGACGGACAGGACCGGGCCGAAGATCTCGTCGGTGTAGATCGACATATCCGGCGTGACCTTGTCGAACAGGGTCGGGCCAAGCCAGAAGCCGTCGTCTCCCCCGTCAAAGTCGTCCTGACGGCCATCGACCACCAATTCGGCGCCTTCGTCAGAGCCGGCGGAGACGTAGGAGACGACCTTGTCGCGGTGCGGGCCGGTGACCAAAGGACCCATATCGCAACCGCGCGTGCCGTCGCCGGTCTTCAACGTAGCCATCCGGGAGGCGATCTTCGAGACCAGTTCGTCCGCGATCGGCTCGACCGCGACCAGGGCCGAGATCGCCATGCAGCGTTCGCCGGCCGAACCGAAGCCCGCGTTCACCGCGGCGTCGGCGGCGAGGTCCAGATCGGCATCCGGCAGTACGACCATATGGTTCTTCGCGCCGCCGAGGGCCTGGACGCGCTTGCCATGCGCCGTGCCCTTTTCGTAGACGTAGCGCGCGATCGGGGTCGAGCCGACGAACGACACCGACTTGACGTCCGGGTGTTCGAGCAGACGGTCGACGGCCTCCTTGTCGCCGTGCAGCACGTTCACCACGCCGTCGGGCAGGCCCGCCTCCTTCCAGAGGGCGGCGACGGCGTTCACGGCCGACGGGTCCTTCTCGGATGGCTTGATCACCACACTGTTGCCACAGGCAACCGCGATCGGCACGAACCACAGCGGCACCATCGCCGGGAAGTTGAACGGCGAGATCACCGCGCTGACGCCGAGCGGCTGGCGGATCGAATACACGTCGACCTTGGTGGAGACGTTCTCGCTGTAACCGCCCTTGAGCAGATGCGGGATCCCGCAGGCGAACTCGACCACCTCGAGCCCACGCGTCACCTCCCCCAGCGCGTCGGACAGCACCTTGCCGTGCTCGGCGGTGATCAGCGCGGCGATCTCCTCCTTGCGCTGGTTGAGCAGCTCGCGGAAGCCGAATAGCACCTGCGCGCGCTTCGTCAGCGACGTCGCGCCCCAGGCCTTCGACGCCTCGTGGGCGACCTTCACCACCTCGTCGACCGTGGCCGCCGAGGCGAGATCGAGCTCACCGGTCACCGCACCGGTGGCCGGGTTGTAGACCGGGCTGGTCCGCTCGGCGACACCGGTCCACGAAGCGCCGCCGACGAGATGGGTGATACGGGATGTGCTCACGAGAATTCCTCAGGGTTGAACGAAGGGTTGTTCGAAAGTGGGCGGCTCGGCCCAGCGGGACAGGTAGTCGGTGATGGTCTCGAGCATGAACGTGCTCGACTCGCGAGCGCGTTCCTCCCAGGCGAAGACACAACTGGTCACCGTGCCATCGAACCCCGCCAGCTCCAGGCTGGAAAAGAGCT
Encoded here:
- a CDS encoding phytanoyl-CoA dioxygenase family protein; this encodes MRVEDCRVEDLVEVVSVKTDLADYPMAAGVEQEVLVYDAAQLTKDAKAELARALKDGPGIFVIKGAFGNDEVEAVTKEFQGMIADQRAAGQQAGDHFAKPGANDRVWNALEKLALRAPEAFANYYSSDVLATVAEAWLGPAYQVTSQVNVVNPGGEGQTVHRDYHLGFQSNDVAASFPDHVHQLSAVLTLQGAVAHCDMPVESGPTLYLPHSQKYELGYLAWRLPEFGEYFVADHVQLPLAKGDAVFFNPALFHAAGSNHSQDIYRMANLLQISSAFGRAMESVDRTTMSKMLYPTLRKLKASGTVDRLLDNVVAASAEGYSFPTNLDRDQPIGGLAPLSQADVVRQALAEDWPAEHLQQTLTEHDHRRRTS
- a CDS encoding Gfo/Idh/MocA family protein translates to MEPLRIGILGAARISAAAIVAPAKLTGARLVGVAARDRDRAEAFAAEHGVERVHATYDELLADPEIEVIYNPLANSLHGPWNLKAIAAGKHVLTEKPSASNAVEAAAVRDAAREKGVVLMEGFHYLFHPVTQRLHQLLEKGELGELRHVETTMVMPAPADDDPRWSLELAGGALMDVGCYALHAQRMLAPWGGGLPSVASAKAAERRRRPGLDEWLTAVLKFPNGASGTVRCSMAADEVEFSCRVVGTRGEAFAPNFVLPHLDDLVTIKTREDTWVEQLGRKSSYTYQLEAFTDHLRDGAALPINADDAVATMELIDETYRAAGLTPRPTATI
- a CDS encoding CoA-acylating methylmalonate-semialdehyde dehydrogenase translates to MSTSRITHLVGGASWTGVAERTSPVYNPATGAVTGELDLASAATVDEVVKVAHEASKAWGATSLTKRAQVLFGFRELLNQRKEEIAALITAEHGKVLSDALGEVTRGLEVVEFACGIPHLLKGGYSENVSTKVDVYSIRQPLGVSAVISPFNFPAMVPLWFVPIAVACGNSVVIKPSEKDPSAVNAVAALWKEAGLPDGVVNVLHGDKEAVDRLLEHPDVKSVSFVGSTPIARYVYEKGTAHGKRVQALGGAKNHMVVLPDADLDLAADAAVNAGFGSAGERCMAISALVAVEPIADELVSKIASRMATLKTGDGTRGCDMGPLVTGPHRDKVVSYVSAGSDEGAELVVDGRQDDFDGGDDGFWLGPTLFDKVTPDMSIYTDEIFGPVLSVVRVNSYDAALELVNSNPYGNGTAIFTNDGGAARRFQNEVEVGMVGINVPIPVPMAYYSFGGWKNSLFGDTHAHGTEGVHFFTKGKVVTSRWLDPTHGGLNLGFPTHD